A stretch of the Bacillus licheniformis DSM 13 = ATCC 14580 genome encodes the following:
- a CDS encoding MATE family efflux transporter produces the protein MRETKDLREKARQFLTILIPILITQAGLSLITVLDTVMSGKVSAADLAGVAIGSSLWTPVYTGLAGILTAVTPMVAQLMGAKRQKDVPYTVIQSIYVAGIISLAVIVSGYFLIDPVLENLDLERKVAVIAKQYLICIGLGILPLFVYNVMRCFIDSLGKTRVTMLITLCSLPINFVLNYLFIFGNFGFPKLGGAGAGLASAITYWCICLISLYIVHKKTPFHQFRIFGTFYSFSFAESMKLLKIGIPIGFAIFFETSIFAAVTLLMSHFDTVTIASHQAAMNFASLLYMLPLSVSMTLTIVVGFEAGAKRFKDSRAYSYLGISIAVGFSLFTALIILLFREQIAGLYAADRDVLLLTKDFLLYALFFQLSDAIAAPIQGALRGYKDVNYTLVTALVSYWIIGLPVGFVIGTYTSFGAFGYWIGLITGLAAGAVGLFFRLKRIQNRYIHTQSM, from the coding sequence ATGAGGGAAACAAAGGATTTGCGGGAGAAAGCAAGACAGTTTTTAACGATTTTAATTCCGATTTTGATTACGCAAGCGGGACTGTCGCTCATTACGGTTCTCGACACGGTGATGTCAGGCAAAGTCAGCGCCGCCGACCTCGCCGGCGTCGCAATCGGCTCGAGTTTATGGACCCCCGTTTATACTGGGCTTGCCGGCATTTTGACGGCTGTAACACCTATGGTCGCCCAGCTGATGGGTGCCAAGCGGCAAAAGGATGTCCCTTATACTGTTATTCAATCGATCTATGTGGCCGGAATCATCAGCCTTGCCGTCATCGTTTCCGGATATTTTCTGATTGATCCGGTGCTGGAGAATCTCGATCTTGAACGGAAGGTAGCTGTCATCGCAAAGCAATATTTAATCTGCATCGGGCTAGGCATATTGCCGCTGTTTGTTTACAATGTGATGCGCTGCTTTATTGATTCACTCGGGAAAACGCGGGTGACGATGCTGATTACGCTTTGTTCTTTGCCCATTAATTTTGTCTTGAACTATTTGTTTATTTTCGGGAACTTCGGGTTTCCAAAGCTTGGAGGAGCAGGAGCCGGTTTGGCTTCCGCTATCACATATTGGTGCATTTGTCTGATCTCTTTATACATCGTTCATAAAAAGACGCCGTTTCACCAGTTTAGGATTTTTGGAACATTCTATTCATTTTCTTTTGCTGAAAGTATGAAACTTCTGAAGATCGGCATCCCGATCGGTTTCGCCATCTTCTTTGAGACGAGTATATTCGCAGCTGTCACCTTGCTGATGAGCCACTTTGACACGGTCACGATCGCTTCCCATCAGGCGGCAATGAATTTTGCTTCGCTTCTTTACATGCTTCCATTGAGCGTATCGATGACGCTGACGATTGTCGTCGGCTTTGAAGCCGGGGCCAAACGGTTTAAAGACTCGAGGGCCTACAGCTATCTCGGCATTTCAATAGCGGTCGGTTTTTCATTATTCACCGCACTCATCATACTACTGTTCAGAGAGCAGATCGCCGGTTTGTACGCGGCTGACCGGGATGTCCTGCTTCTGACCAAGGACTTCTTGCTGTATGCGTTGTTTTTTCAGCTGTCAGATGCCATTGCCGCGCCGATTCAAGGAGCGCTCAGAGGATATAAAGATGTCAACTACACGCTTGTCACAGCTCTCGTCTCATATTGGATTATCGGGCTTCCGGTCGGTTTTGTAATCGGAACGTATACTTCATTCGGAGCTTTCGGATACTGGATCGGGCTGATCACGGGGCTAGCGGCCGGTGCAGTCGGGCTGTTCTTCAGGCTCAAACGCATTCAAAACCGCTATATTCACACTCAAAGCATGTAA